In Haloterrigena turkmenica DSM 5511, a single genomic region encodes these proteins:
- the pyrE gene encoding orotate phosphoribosyltransferase, protein MPNEELIAALRDAEAVKFGEFKLSHGGTSEYYVDKYLFETDPDCLEAIAEAFAERLDADDKLGGVALGGVPLAAATSVAAGVPYVIARKQRKEYGTGNLIEGRLEDGEEVVVVEDIVTTGTSLVEAVEALREAGATVERALVVVDREEGGRENVEDAGVEMEALVTASDLLESQ, encoded by the coding sequence ATGCCAAACGAGGAACTCATCGCGGCCCTGCGGGACGCGGAGGCGGTCAAGTTCGGCGAGTTCAAACTCTCCCACGGCGGCACCAGCGAGTACTACGTCGACAAGTACCTCTTCGAGACCGATCCCGACTGTCTCGAGGCCATCGCCGAGGCCTTCGCGGAGCGACTCGATGCGGACGACAAACTCGGCGGCGTCGCGCTGGGCGGGGTCCCCCTCGCCGCGGCGACCAGCGTCGCGGCCGGCGTCCCCTACGTCATCGCGCGCAAGCAGCGCAAGGAGTACGGCACCGGGAACCTGATCGAGGGCCGACTCGAGGACGGCGAGGAGGTCGTCGTCGTCGAGGACATCGTGACGACGGGGACGAGCCTCGTCGAGGCCGTCGAGGCGCTCCGAGAGGCGGGCGCGACCGTCGAGCGCGCGCTGGTCGTCGTCGACCGCGAGGAGGGCGGCCGCGAGAACGTCGAGGACGCCGGCGTCGAAATGGAGGCGCTGGTGACCGCGAGCGACCTACTCGAGTCGCAGTGA
- a CDS encoding class II aldolase/adducin family protein has translation MTLEDERRAVVEHAPDLAALTPGRTGNLSVRDGETGDAFAITPTGVPYDGFDAADVPVVGVDGDRRDGEMAPSSEVPMHAAIYRREDVGAIVHTHSPWSTTLAVAREPLPPIHYMIVAVGKRVPVAEYAPYGTDELAEHIVRAMDEAEATATLIENHGLVVTASDVETALENTHHVESLARLYLQTRAAGLEPRTLSDEQLETVLEKFESYGQ, from the coding sequence ATGACCCTCGAGGACGAGCGCCGAGCAGTGGTCGAGCACGCGCCGGATCTCGCCGCGTTGACGCCGGGCCGGACGGGCAACCTGAGCGTTCGCGACGGCGAGACCGGCGACGCCTTCGCGATCACGCCGACCGGCGTCCCGTACGATGGGTTCGACGCCGCGGACGTCCCGGTCGTCGGCGTCGACGGCGACCGGCGCGACGGCGAGATGGCCCCGAGCAGCGAAGTGCCGATGCACGCCGCGATCTACCGGCGTGAGGACGTCGGCGCGATCGTCCACACTCACTCGCCGTGGTCGACGACGCTGGCGGTCGCCCGCGAGCCGCTGCCGCCGATCCACTACATGATCGTCGCGGTCGGCAAGCGCGTCCCCGTCGCCGAGTACGCGCCCTACGGCACCGACGAGTTGGCCGAACACATCGTCCGGGCGATGGACGAGGCCGAGGCGACCGCGACGCTCATCGAAAACCACGGCCTCGTCGTCACGGCGTCGGACGTAGAGACCGCACTCGAGAACACCCACCACGTCGAGAGCCTGGCTCGGCTGTACCTCCAGACCCGTGCCGCCGGCCTCGAGCCGCGGACGCTGTCGGACGAGCAGTTGGAGACGGTGCTCGAGAAGTTCGAGTCCTACGGGCAGTAG